In the genome of Rhodoferax sp. BAB1, one region contains:
- a CDS encoding ABC transporter ATP-binding protein, translated as MALIEARGLSKTYTMGNTTVHALREVSLDIAEGEFVAIMGASGSGKSTLMNILGCLDQPSAGQYHLAGEAVEGMAPEQLASIRNRRIGFVFQQFNLLPRTSAQENVELPMVYAGVKSADRKARALAALQTVGLGERWQHTPSELSGGQQQRVAIARALVNNPQLILADEPTGALDTKTSEDIMRILSGLNARGMTVVIVTHEADIAAWARRRLVFRDGQIVEDVRQPGHRAETPAEAQA; from the coding sequence ATGGCGCTGATCGAAGCGCGTGGTCTGAGCAAGACCTACACCATGGGCAACACCACCGTGCACGCGCTGCGCGAGGTGTCGCTGGACATCGCCGAGGGCGAGTTCGTGGCCATCATGGGCGCTTCCGGCTCGGGCAAGTCCACGCTGATGAACATCCTGGGCTGCCTGGACCAGCCCAGCGCCGGCCAGTACCACCTGGCCGGTGAGGCGGTGGAGGGCATGGCGCCGGAGCAACTGGCTTCCATCCGCAACCGGCGCATCGGTTTTGTCTTCCAGCAGTTCAACCTGCTGCCGCGCACCAGCGCGCAGGAGAACGTGGAGCTGCCCATGGTCTATGCGGGCGTGAAGTCCGCGGACCGCAAGGCGCGGGCGCTGGCCGCGCTGCAGACCGTGGGCCTGGGCGAGCGCTGGCAGCACACGCCGTCTGAACTCTCGGGCGGGCAGCAGCAGCGCGTGGCGATAGCGCGCGCGCTGGTGAACAACCCGCAGCTGATCCTGGCCGACGAGCCCACGGGCGCGCTGGACACCAAAACGAGCGAAGACATCATGCGCATCCTCTCGGGCCTGAACGCCCGGGGCATGACGGTGGTGATCGTGACGCACGAGGCCGACATCGCGGCCTGGGCGCGCCGGCGCCTGGTGTTCCGTGACGGGCAGATCGTGGAGGACGTGCGCCAGCCCGGACACAGGGCTGAAACGCCGGCGGAGGCCCAGGCATGA
- a CDS encoding efflux RND transporter periplasmic adaptor subunit, with amino-acid sequence MKKTYVAAGAVALVLLAAGGWWWTQRGGGTEVQYRMGKIERGPLQSAVSASGSVSPVTQVTVGTQVSGQIKDLYVDFNSEVKAGQLLAVIDPETFEYRVRSAQADVDAARAVVLTAQANVVASRAQVSRAQTDLAEARRTHERNLMLVGKGFIAQSEADKSNALVNTSNESVKAAEAQLGVTDAQVKSAQASVAQREAALAQARIDLARTRITSPVNGIVIKRAIEKGQTVAASLQAPELFIIARNLRDMQVEASIDEADVGRIRNGQKASFTVDAFPGQTFEGAISQVRKAAVNVSNVVSYVAVVTFSNTDGRLLPGMTANVRVVTDMRDNVLKVPNAALRVRIAGLEPAAAPASASAPMDAASAPAAAPAAPAAAGAANATTEFRNRLVRELQLNTAQTEKVDAIYASARPKFMALRELPEADRSKARERITADIRARIAEALTPEQKQRYAALQAELAGRTITRGRIHVLGSDGKPKALNVRLGITDGSQTELIVGPNSPEAAELKEGASVITGTVTAGSAQRPANTGPRMMF; translated from the coding sequence ATGAAAAAGACATATGTGGCGGCGGGCGCCGTGGCCCTGGTGCTGCTGGCCGCCGGGGGCTGGTGGTGGACACAGCGCGGCGGCGGCACCGAGGTGCAGTACCGCATGGGCAAGATCGAGCGCGGGCCGCTGCAGTCGGCGGTGTCGGCCAGCGGTTCGGTGAGCCCGGTGACGCAGGTGACGGTGGGCACCCAGGTGTCGGGCCAGATCAAGGACCTGTACGTGGATTTCAACTCCGAGGTCAAGGCCGGCCAGCTGCTGGCCGTGATCGACCCCGAGACGTTCGAGTACCGCGTGCGCTCGGCCCAGGCCGACGTGGACGCCGCCCGTGCCGTGGTGCTGACGGCCCAGGCCAATGTGGTGGCCAGCCGCGCCCAGGTGTCGCGCGCGCAGACCGATCTGGCCGAGGCGCGCCGCACGCATGAGCGCAACCTGATGCTGGTGGGCAAGGGTTTCATCGCGCAGAGCGAAGCCGACAAGTCCAACGCCCTGGTCAACACCAGCAACGAATCCGTGAAGGCGGCCGAAGCCCAGCTCGGCGTGACCGACGCGCAGGTGAAAAGCGCGCAGGCCAGCGTGGCCCAGCGCGAAGCGGCGCTGGCGCAGGCCCGCATCGACCTGGCGCGCACGCGCATCACCTCGCCGGTGAACGGCATCGTGATCAAGCGCGCCATCGAAAAGGGGCAGACGGTGGCGGCCAGCCTGCAGGCGCCCGAACTCTTCATCATTGCGCGCAATCTGCGCGACATGCAGGTGGAAGCCAGCATCGACGAGGCCGACGTGGGCCGCATCCGCAACGGGCAGAAGGCCAGCTTCACGGTGGACGCCTTCCCGGGCCAGACCTTCGAGGGCGCAATCTCCCAGGTGCGCAAGGCCGCGGTCAATGTCTCCAATGTGGTGAGTTATGTGGCGGTGGTGACGTTTTCCAATACCGACGGCCGCCTGCTGCCGGGCATGACGGCCAATGTGCGCGTGGTAACCGACATGCGCGACAACGTGCTCAAGGTGCCCAACGCCGCGCTGCGTGTGCGCATCGCAGGGCTGGAGCCCGCGGCTGCGCCGGCGTCGGCGTCGGCGCCGATGGACGCGGCCTCGGCACCGGCCGCCGCACCTGCTGCGCCCGCAGCGGCCGGCGCGGCCAATGCCACGACGGAGTTCCGCAACCGCCTGGTGCGCGAACTGCAGCTGAACACGGCGCAGACGGAGAAGGTGGACGCCATCTACGCCAGCGCGCGACCGAAGTTCATGGCGCTGCGCGAACTGCCCGAGGCCGATCGCAGCAAGGCGCGCGAGCGCATCACCGCCGACATCCGCGCGCGCATCGCCGAGGCGCTGACGCCCGAACAGAAGCAGCGTTACGCGGCGCTGCAGGCCGAGCTGGCGGGCCGCACCATCACCCGCGGGCGCATCCACGTGCTGGGTTCCGACGGCAAGCCGAAGGCGCTGAACGTGCGCCTGGGCATCACCGACGGCAGCCAGACCGAGCTGATCGTGGGGCCCAACTCGCCGGAAGCGGCCGAGCTGAAAGAGGGCGCCAGCGTGATTACCGGCACGGTGACGGCCGGCAGCGCGCAGCGCCCGGCCAATACCGGCCCGCGGATGATGTTCTGA
- a CDS encoding DUF2306 domain-containing protein: MELTPTIAIHLSAALAATVIGPFALWARLGRTQRPRLHRALGYAWVTLMVVTAISALFIRSTTIVNIKGYTPIHLLIPVVFFALFGAFWYLARRDIAGHRRVMRITYVIACIVAGSFTLLPNRYLGTLLWKQWLALA; this comes from the coding sequence CTGGAATTGACCCCCACCATTGCGATCCACCTCAGCGCCGCGCTGGCGGCCACCGTCATCGGCCCCTTCGCCCTGTGGGCTCGCCTGGGCCGCACACAGCGCCCGCGCCTGCACCGCGCCTTAGGCTACGCCTGGGTCACGCTGATGGTCGTCACCGCCATCTCCGCCCTCTTCATCCGCAGCACCACCATCGTGAACATCAAGGGCTACACGCCCATCCACCTGCTGATCCCCGTTGTCTTCTTCGCGCTGTTCGGCGCCTTCTGGTACCTGGCCCGGCGCGACATCGCCGGCCACCGCCGGGTCATGCGCATCACCTACGTCATCGCCTGCATCGTGGCCGGCAGCTTCACCCTGCTGCCCAACCGCTACCTGGGCACGCTGCTCTGGAAACAGTGGCTGGCACTGGCCTGA
- a CDS encoding 2TM domain-containing protein has translation MHPTSDADIDRLARRIAGAKLGWYLHATVYIAVNLLLALLSARQAHHWALYPALGWGLGLLIHGVVVWLVVPGNRLRERLVAQERKRLLAARDRW, from the coding sequence ATGCACCCCACCTCCGATGCCGACATCGACCGCCTGGCCCGCAGGATCGCCGGCGCCAAGCTCGGCTGGTACCTCCACGCCACCGTGTACATCGCCGTCAACCTCCTGCTGGCCCTGCTCTCGGCGCGGCAGGCCCACCACTGGGCCCTGTACCCCGCGCTGGGCTGGGGCCTGGGCCTGCTCATCCACGGGGTCGTCGTCTGGCTCGTCGTGCCGGGCAACCGCCTGCGCGAGCGCCTGGTCGCCCAGGAGCGCAAGCGCCTGCTGGCGGCGCGCGACCGCTGGTAG
- a CDS encoding sensor histidine kinase, with product MTEPGTTTPLPQHLLRTGLIVLSVNFVIALLLTLFVRDLLWHNLVYANAIGLCIWAFIEIGKRIFIRDDTRSALRWTVLTLVSVLAAYLVGSRIASEITGHSLLSYWLFETRRASGMLLVSLVAGGTVTYYFVSRTRLAQSRAQAEAAQRQAAESTLRLLESQLEPHMLFNTLANLRALITTDPPRAIAMLDRLIAYLRATLAASRATSHTLQAEFERLRDYLELMAVRLGPRLRYTLELPPELATQPVPALLLQPLVENGILHGLEPKVEGGSLHVSVRREGALLTLVVSDSGMGYTAATPAGSGFGLAQVRERLLSTYGAQAALDLATPPGGGTIVTLSFPAA from the coding sequence ATGACCGAGCCCGGCACGACCACCCCCCTGCCGCAGCACCTGCTGCGCACGGGGCTGATCGTTCTCAGCGTCAACTTCGTGATCGCCCTGCTGCTCACGCTCTTCGTGCGCGACCTGCTCTGGCACAACCTGGTCTACGCCAACGCCATCGGCCTGTGCATCTGGGCCTTCATCGAGATCGGCAAGCGCATCTTCATCCGCGACGACACCCGCAGCGCCCTGCGCTGGACCGTCCTTACCCTGGTGTCGGTGCTGGCCGCCTACCTGGTCGGCAGTCGCATTGCCAGCGAGATCACCGGCCACTCCCTGCTCAGCTACTGGCTGTTCGAGACGCGCCGCGCCAGCGGCATGCTGCTCGTCTCGCTGGTGGCCGGCGGCACCGTCACCTACTACTTCGTGTCGCGCACCCGGCTGGCCCAGAGCCGCGCCCAGGCCGAGGCTGCCCAGCGACAGGCCGCCGAATCCACGCTGCGCCTGCTCGAATCGCAGCTCGAGCCGCACATGCTGTTCAACACCCTGGCCAATCTGCGTGCACTCATCACCACCGACCCGCCGCGCGCCATCGCCATGCTCGACCGCCTCATTGCCTACCTGCGCGCCACGCTGGCCGCCTCGCGCGCCACCAGCCACACCCTGCAGGCCGAGTTCGAGCGCCTGCGCGACTACCTCGAACTCATGGCCGTGCGCTTGGGCCCGCGCCTGCGCTACACGCTGGAGCTGCCGCCCGAGCTGGCGACCCAGCCCGTGCCGGCCCTGCTGCTGCAGCCCCTGGTGGAAAACGGCATCCTGCACGGCCTGGAGCCCAAGGTGGAAGGCGGCAGCCTGCACGTGTCCGTCCGCCGCGAGGGCGCCCTGCTCACCCTGGTGGTCAGCGACAGCGGCATGGGCTACACCGCTGCCACCCCCGCGGGCTCCGGCTTCGGCCTGGCCCAGGTGCGCGAACGCCTGCTCAGCACCTACGGCGCGCAGGCCGCGCTGGACCTGGCCACCCCGCCCGGCGGCGGCACCATCGTCACCCTGAGCTTCCCCGCCGCATGA
- a CDS encoding LytTR family DNA-binding domain-containing protein — protein MNPPRALIAEDEPLLAQALQAELARAWPELRIVAVAGDGASAVQQTLQQQPDVLFFDVRMPALSGLDAAARLADEWPQHGPDARPFPALVFVTAYDQYAMQAFEAQAVDYLLKPVEPARLQKTVVRVQQALAGRSQGAMNFEATLAQLRGLLNAGAAPAATPLKLIQAGVGTAIRLVPVEEVIYFEAADKYVRVITPGQEALIRTPLRELLPQLDAQAFWQVHRGTVVRAAAIEQVTRDEAGRLSLQLRGSAERLAVSRLYAHLFKAM, from the coding sequence ATGAACCCGCCCCGCGCCCTCATCGCCGAAGACGAGCCCCTGCTGGCCCAGGCCCTGCAGGCCGAACTGGCACGCGCCTGGCCCGAACTGCGCATCGTGGCCGTGGCCGGCGACGGTGCCAGCGCCGTGCAGCAGACCCTGCAGCAGCAGCCCGACGTGCTCTTCTTCGACGTGCGCATGCCCGCCCTCAGCGGCCTGGACGCCGCCGCCCGCCTGGCCGACGAATGGCCGCAGCATGGACCCGATGCGCGGCCCTTCCCCGCCCTGGTCTTCGTCACCGCCTACGACCAGTACGCCATGCAGGCCTTCGAGGCGCAGGCGGTGGACTACCTGCTCAAGCCGGTGGAGCCAGCCCGCCTCCAGAAAACTGTGGTCCGCGTACAGCAGGCCCTGGCCGGTCGGTCACAAGGCGCTATGAATTTTGAAGCAACACTGGCCCAGCTGCGCGGCCTGCTGAACGCGGGCGCGGCACCGGCGGCCACGCCGCTCAAGCTCATCCAGGCCGGCGTGGGCACGGCCATCCGTTTGGTGCCGGTGGAAGAAGTGATCTATTTCGAAGCCGCCGACAAATACGTGCGTGTCATCACGCCCGGCCAGGAGGCCCTGATCCGCACCCCGCTGCGCGAACTGCTGCCCCAGCTCGACGCCCAGGCCTTCTGGCAGGTGCACCGCGGCACCGTGGTGCGCGCCGCCGCCATCGAGCAGGTCACGCGGGATGAAGCAGGCCGCCTGAGCCTGCAGCTGCGCGGCAGCGCCGAGCGCCTGGCGGTCAGCCGGCTCTATGCCCACCTGTTCAAGGCCATGTAG
- a CDS encoding DUF2157 domain-containing protein — protein MSELHSKSVTISQTDLNGAVRDGLITSTQSKLLWERWVLHTRAQTTVPADLASGPRFSFTNVLYYFGGMVAIGAMTLFMTLGWQQFGDWGLLAIALGYLVASLAVADHLKGRGLHTPAGILATLAVCLVPLALWALQSGLGLWPPGGPSSYRAYHTHIDWRWLTLEFGTLAAALVMLWRYRLPFMVMPVAVTVWYMYMDVASLLMQQAGFEYRFMRDMSLVFGIATCLLALWVDVRSRLASGEWRQDFAFWLYIFGALMFWGGLSLQDSGTQLGKAIYALINVGLILLGAAIGRRVFTVLGALGVAGYLGYLSYRVFRDSMLFPFALTLLGLAVIALGIWWQRHEKVIEARLGAWLPAGLRPR, from the coding sequence ATGAGCGAACTGCATAGCAAGAGCGTGACCATTTCCCAGACCGATCTGAACGGCGCCGTGCGCGACGGCCTGATCACCAGCACCCAGTCCAAGCTGCTCTGGGAGCGCTGGGTGTTGCATACCCGGGCCCAGACCACGGTGCCGGCCGATCTGGCCAGCGGGCCGCGCTTTTCTTTCACCAACGTGCTGTATTACTTCGGCGGTATGGTGGCCATCGGCGCCATGACGCTGTTCATGACGCTGGGCTGGCAGCAGTTCGGCGACTGGGGCCTGCTGGCCATTGCCCTGGGCTACCTGGTGGCCAGCCTGGCGGTGGCGGACCACCTCAAGGGCCGGGGCCTGCACACGCCGGCCGGCATCCTGGCCACGCTGGCGGTGTGCCTGGTGCCGCTGGCGCTATGGGCCCTGCAAAGCGGCCTGGGCCTGTGGCCGCCGGGCGGGCCCAGTAGCTACCGGGCCTATCACACGCACATCGACTGGCGCTGGCTCACGCTGGAGTTCGGCACGCTGGCCGCCGCGCTGGTGATGCTGTGGCGCTATCGCCTGCCTTTCATGGTGATGCCGGTGGCGGTGACGGTCTGGTACATGTACATGGACGTGGCCAGCCTGCTCATGCAGCAGGCCGGCTTTGAATACCGGTTCATGCGCGACATGTCCCTGGTCTTCGGCATAGCCACCTGTCTGCTGGCCCTATGGGTGGACGTGCGCAGCCGCCTGGCCAGCGGCGAGTGGCGGCAGGACTTTGCCTTCTGGCTCTACATCTTCGGCGCCCTGATGTTCTGGGGCGGCCTGAGCCTGCAGGATTCGGGCACGCAGCTGGGCAAGGCGATCTACGCGCTGATCAACGTGGGCCTGATCCTGCTGGGCGCGGCCATTGGCCGGCGGGTCTTCACCGTGCTGGGGGCCCTGGGGGTGGCGGGTTACCTGGGTTATCTGTCGTACCGGGTGTTCCGCGACAGCATGCTGTTTCCGTTTGCGCTCACTCTCCTGGGGCTGGCCGTGATTGCACTGGGGATCTGGTGGCAGCGCCACGAAAAGGTGATCGAGGCGCGGCTGGGCGCCTGGCTGCCGGCGGGGCTGCGGCCGCGCTGA
- a CDS encoding glutamine--tRNA ligase: MSTPRIPENKDKSQEPAKASNFLRQIIEHDLAAGTYSGRRWAHQPGEASLQEKGQPDPARIRTRFPPEPNGYLHVGHAKSICLNFGLARDYGGVCHMRFDDTNPEKEEQEYVDAITDAVKWLGFGWEAHGDSHLYYASNYFDFMYRAAEYLVETGHAYVDEQTPEEMRANRGDFGKPGTDSPFRTRTPAENLTRFREMRAGKHADGSMVLRAKISMASPNINLRDPAIYRIRRATHHNTGDAWCIYPMYSFAHPIEDALENITHSICTLEFEDQRPFYDWTLERIVPILRTPQFAHAKELIEKIEGQGLEAGKEFALHCHNHADKLFASEAEAQLRAMFAKWGHNPDAVLHDLPAFFALLKKDTAQFTPLLAHALDGQRPNVFLLPHQHEFARLNLTYVITSKRKLAQLVTEGRVSGWDDPRMPTIVGLRRRGYTPESIQLFAERIGVTKDYSWIDYSTLEGCLREDLESKAHRGMAVLDPVKLVLTNWAEAFGSADYTEECTLPALPHVEEGQVAPALRRFLIGREVWIEREDFEEVAPKGYKRLFPGNVVRLKGGYVIECTGCQRDAAGKVTEVHAKVIPGTKSGTPGADSVKAKAAITWVAVADGVAAEVRLYDRLFTDAQPDAGGKDFLASLNPDSLKTVTAYVEPSLAQAAADDKFQFERHGYFVADRKDHQAGMPVFNRVTGLKDSWGK; encoded by the coding sequence ATGAGCACGCCAAGAATTCCCGAAAACAAGGACAAATCCCAGGAGCCGGCCAAGGCCAGCAACTTCCTGCGCCAGATCATCGAGCACGACCTGGCCGCCGGCACCTACAGCGGCCGCCGCTGGGCCCACCAGCCGGGTGAGGCCAGCCTGCAGGAAAAAGGCCAGCCCGACCCCGCCCGCATCCGCACCCGCTTCCCGCCCGAACCCAACGGCTACCTGCACGTGGGCCACGCCAAGAGCATCTGCCTGAACTTCGGCCTGGCGCGCGACTACGGCGGCGTCTGCCACATGCGCTTCGACGACACCAACCCCGAGAAGGAAGAGCAGGAGTATGTGGACGCCATCACCGACGCGGTGAAATGGCTGGGCTTCGGCTGGGAGGCGCATGGCGACAGCCACCTGTACTACGCCAGCAACTACTTCGACTTCATGTACCGCGCCGCCGAGTACCTGGTGGAAACCGGCCACGCCTATGTGGACGAGCAGACCCCCGAGGAAATGCGCGCCAACCGTGGCGACTTCGGCAAACCCGGCACCGACAGCCCCTTCCGCACCCGCACGCCAGCTGAAAATCTGACCCGCTTCCGCGAAATGCGCGCCGGCAAGCATGCGGACGGCAGCATGGTGCTGCGCGCCAAGATCAGCATGGCCAGCCCGAATATCAACCTGCGCGACCCGGCCATCTACCGCATCCGCCGTGCCACCCACCACAACACGGGTGACGCCTGGTGCATCTACCCCATGTACTCCTTTGCCCACCCCATCGAGGACGCGCTGGAGAACATCACCCACAGCATCTGCACGCTGGAGTTCGAAGACCAGCGCCCGTTTTACGACTGGACACTGGAGCGCATCGTCCCCATCCTGCGCACGCCGCAGTTTGCGCATGCAAAAGAGCTGATCGAGAAAATCGAAGGCCAGGGCCTGGAAGCCGGCAAGGAATTTGCCCTGCACTGCCACAACCACGCCGACAAGCTCTTTGCCAGCGAGGCCGAAGCGCAGCTGCGCGCGATGTTTGCCAAGTGGGGCCACAACCCCGACGCCGTGCTGCACGACCTGCCCGCCTTCTTCGCCCTGCTCAAGAAGGACACTGCGCAGTTCACCCCCCTGCTGGCCCATGCCCTGGACGGCCAGCGCCCCAACGTCTTCCTGCTGCCGCACCAGCATGAATTCGCGCGCCTCAACCTCACCTACGTGATCACCAGCAAACGCAAGCTGGCCCAGCTGGTGACGGAAGGCCGTGTGAGCGGCTGGGACGACCCGCGCATGCCCACCATCGTCGGCCTGCGCCGCCGCGGCTACACGCCCGAGAGCATCCAGCTCTTTGCCGAACGCATCGGTGTCACCAAAGACTATTCCTGGATCGACTACTCCACGCTCGAAGGCTGCCTGCGCGAAGACCTGGAGAGCAAGGCCCACCGCGGCATGGCCGTGCTGGACCCGGTGAAACTGGTGCTCACCAACTGGGCCGAGGCCTTTGGCAGCGCCGACTACACCGAGGAATGCACCCTGCCCGCCCTGCCCCATGTGGAAGAAGGCCAGGTGGCCCCCGCGCTGCGCCGCTTCCTGATCGGCCGCGAGGTGTGGATCGAACGCGAAGACTTCGAGGAAGTGGCGCCCAAGGGCTACAAGCGTTTGTTCCCCGGCAATGTGGTGCGCCTCAAGGGTGGCTACGTGATCGAGTGCACCGGCTGCCAGCGTGATGCGGCGGGCAAGGTGACCGAGGTGCACGCCAAGGTCATCCCCGGCACCAAGAGCGGCACCCCCGGCGCCGACAGCGTCAAGGCCAAGGCCGCCATCACCTGGGTGGCCGTGGCCGACGGCGTGGCCGCCGAGGTGCGCCTGTACGACCGCCTGTTCACCGACGCGCAACCCGATGCCGGTGGCAAGGACTTCCTGGCCAGCCTGAACCCGGACAGCCTGAAGACCGTCACCGCCTATGTGGAGCCCTCACTGGCCCAGGCTGCGGCGGACGACAAGTTCCAGTTTGAGCGGCATGGCTACTTTGTGGCGGACCGCAAGGATCACCAGGCCGGCATGCCCGTCTTCAACCGGGTGACGGGCTTGAAAGACAGCTGGGGCAAATAA
- a CDS encoding DUF6036 family nucleotidyltransferase has translation MFYLDLFSALDRHKVEYVLIGGLAVALHGVERNTMDIDVCVVISPVNLQHLIEAAKELRLSPMLPVPLETLSDIETLRQWHTQRNLQAFSLRSEDMAGVTLDVLLFPPVDPASMCQRALQLDVAGVPVKLASIDDLIALKQSVARPIDLADIEHLKRLQNP, from the coding sequence ATGTTCTACCTCGACCTTTTCTCAGCGCTGGATCGCCATAAGGTTGAGTACGTTTTGATCGGCGGTTTGGCCGTCGCCCTGCACGGGGTTGAGCGCAACACCATGGATATCGACGTGTGCGTGGTCATATCGCCCGTCAACCTGCAGCACCTGATAGAAGCCGCCAAAGAGCTGCGCCTGAGCCCCATGTTGCCAGTGCCACTGGAAACGCTCAGCGACATTGAAACCCTGAGGCAATGGCACACCCAGCGCAACCTGCAGGCCTTTTCGCTGCGCAGCGAGGACATGGCAGGCGTGACGCTGGATGTGCTGCTATTCCCCCCGGTCGACCCCGCAAGCATGTGCCAGCGCGCCTTGCAGCTCGACGTGGCGGGCGTTCCTGTCAAGCTGGCCAGCATTGACGACTTGATCGCACTCAAGCAAAGTGTGGCCAGACCCATCGACTTGGCCGACATAGAACACCTCAAACGCCTGCAAAACCCATGA
- a CDS encoding DUF427 domain-containing protein — protein sequence MKATWNNTVIAESDDTVLVEGNHYFPEHTLKREYVTFSNHKTTCPWKGEAHYYALMVNGDMLPDAVWYYPEPKPEAHLIQGRVAFWKGVKIEE from the coding sequence ATGAAAGCCACCTGGAACAACACCGTTATCGCCGAGAGTGACGACACCGTGCTGGTGGAGGGCAACCACTACTTCCCCGAGCACACGCTCAAGCGCGAGTACGTCACCTTCAGCAACCACAAGACCACCTGCCCCTGGAAGGGCGAGGCGCATTACTACGCGCTCATGGTCAACGGCGACATGCTGCCCGACGCCGTCTGGTACTACCCCGAGCCCAAGCCCGAAGCCCATCTGATCCAGGGCCGCGTGGCCTTCTGGAAGGGCGTGAAGATCGAGGAGTGA
- a CDS encoding addiction module protein has protein sequence MSQTAESLSQQAAQLPPAERMELVERILDTLDTPDPNLDALWAKEAEDRLAAYRRGEISALPLAEVLGKYTVKTSGA, from the coding sequence ATGTCACAAACAGCCGAGTCCCTGAGCCAGCAGGCCGCCCAGTTGCCACCGGCCGAGCGCATGGAGCTGGTCGAGCGCATCCTGGACACGCTGGACACGCCGGACCCGAATCTGGACGCGCTCTGGGCCAAAGAAGCCGAGGACCGGCTGGCCGCCTATCGCCGGGGCGAGATCAGCGCACTGCCGCTGGCCGAGGTGCTGGGCAAGTACACGGTCAAAACCTCAGGCGCATGA
- a CDS encoding type II toxin-antitoxin system RelE/ParE family toxin: MNVKLLAPAQHELDEAIAWYAAQAPGLGDAFLVETLKTITLITRHPQAWHPLSPQTRRCRLSRFPYSVIYSVDGDDLLVIAISHQHRKPGYWRGRMQTT, from the coding sequence ATGAATGTCAAGCTGCTGGCGCCCGCCCAGCACGAACTCGACGAAGCCATCGCCTGGTACGCGGCTCAGGCCCCCGGTCTGGGCGATGCCTTCCTGGTCGAGACGCTCAAGACCATTACCCTCATCACCCGTCACCCGCAAGCCTGGCATCCCTTGAGCCCGCAGACACGGCGTTGCCGGCTCAGTCGCTTTCCGTACAGCGTCATCTACAGTGTGGATGGCGATGATCTGCTGGTCATCGCCATTTCTCACCAGCATCGCAAGCCCGGCTATTGGCGGGGTCGGATGCAAACTACGTGA
- a CDS encoding OsmC family protein: MTSAPTKMTFHVETRRVDTHSSRATCKQAEIALDTDLAGNPAAFNPAELLLAALSACMVKGIERVVPILKFQLRSVEVVVDGVRQDVPPKMESIRYEIIVDTDESEQRLALLHENVKKYGTVFNTVAPGTDLAGTLRRK; the protein is encoded by the coding sequence ATGACCTCCGCTCCCACCAAGATGACCTTCCACGTGGAAACCCGCCGCGTGGACACCCACAGCAGCCGCGCCACCTGCAAGCAGGCCGAGATCGCGCTGGACACCGACCTGGCCGGCAACCCCGCGGCCTTCAACCCGGCCGAGCTGCTGCTGGCCGCGCTCTCGGCCTGCATGGTCAAGGGCATCGAGCGGGTGGTGCCCATCCTGAAGTTCCAGCTGCGCAGCGTGGAGGTGGTGGTGGACGGCGTGCGCCAGGACGTGCCGCCCAAGATGGAGAGCATCCGCTACGAGATCATCGTGGACACGGACGAGAGCGAGCAGCGCCTGGCCCTGCTGCACGAGAACGTGAAGAAGTACGGCACGGTCTTCAATACCGTGGCGCCGGGCACGGACCTGGCGGGCACGCTGCGCCGCAAGTGA
- a CDS encoding SOS response-associated peptidase → MSSHYESVSNAALYPEAFNVAAPLPPVGREIWPRQPGVFIRPVADQEPAAESRAPRELVAGQFGLVPRWVKSASDAKLRSTKLVNARADTVSTSSNFREAWLAGQRCIVPMTAFLEDDWRSGKAVPTRIARVDGKPMGVAGLWERWSGAEGEVIVSYTLLTVNANSHALMHRYQQPGSDKSMPVILNEGAWDAWLGAPVEKAREFLRAYPAQQLLANPVEKKR, encoded by the coding sequence ATGAGTTCCCATTACGAAAGCGTGTCCAACGCCGCGCTGTACCCCGAGGCCTTCAACGTGGCCGCCCCCCTGCCGCCCGTAGGGCGCGAGATCTGGCCGCGCCAGCCGGGGGTCTTCATCCGTCCCGTGGCGGACCAGGAGCCGGCGGCAGAGTCCCGGGCCCCGCGCGAGCTGGTGGCCGGGCAGTTCGGCCTGGTGCCGCGCTGGGTCAAGTCGGCCTCGGACGCCAAGCTGCGCTCCACCAAGCTGGTCAACGCCCGTGCCGACACCGTGAGCACCTCCAGCAACTTCCGCGAGGCCTGGCTGGCCGGGCAGCGCTGCATCGTGCCCATGACGGCCTTCCTGGAGGACGACTGGCGCAGCGGCAAGGCCGTGCCCACCCGCATCGCCCGGGTGGACGGCAAGCCCATGGGTGTGGCCGGCCTGTGGGAGCGCTGGAGCGGCGCCGAGGGTGAGGTCATCGTCAGCTACACCCTGCTCACGGTGAACGCCAACAGCCACGCCCTGATGCACCGCTACCAGCAGCCCGGCAGCGACAAGAGCATGCCGGTCATCCTGAACGAAGGCGCCTGGGACGCCTGGCTGGGCGCCCCCGTGGAGAAGGCGCGGGAGTTCCTGCGGGCCTACCCGGCTCAGCAGCTCCTGGCCAACCCGGTCGAGAAAAAACGCTGA